One window from the genome of Bacillus tianshenii encodes:
- the mraY gene encoding phospho-N-acetylmuramoyl-pentapeptide-transferase yields MEVKGIVWTLILSFLIAALLSPIIIPFLRRLKFGQSIREEGPQSHQKKSGTPTMGGVMIIISIVAATFLMAAQFTEPSRETYLLLFVTFTYGLLGFLDDYIKVVMKRNLGLTSKQKLVGQLIIALVFYFVLAQSQFSTYVNIPGTDLGFDFGWVYMILMIVMLVGGSNAVNLTDGLDGLLAGTAAIAFGAFSILAWYQGQYEVAIFCTAVVGAVLGFLVFNAHPAKVFMGDTGSLALGGAVAAVAILLKLEILLVIIGGVFVIETLSVIIQVISFKTTGKRVFKMSPLHHHYELMGWSEWRVVVTFWFVGLLFACIGIYIEVWI; encoded by the coding sequence GTGGAAGTTAAAGGAATCGTTTGGACATTAATACTTTCATTTCTAATCGCAGCACTGCTTTCACCAATTATTATCCCATTTTTGCGTCGTTTGAAGTTTGGCCAAAGCATTCGTGAAGAAGGGCCGCAATCACATCAGAAGAAGTCAGGAACACCGACAATGGGTGGCGTTATGATTATTATTTCAATCGTCGCTGCCACATTTCTGATGGCGGCTCAATTTACAGAGCCAAGCCGTGAAACATATCTTCTATTATTTGTTACATTTACGTATGGACTGCTCGGTTTTCTCGATGATTACATTAAAGTTGTAATGAAACGAAATCTAGGTCTTACATCGAAACAAAAGCTAGTCGGCCAGCTGATTATTGCACTTGTTTTCTATTTCGTACTTGCTCAGTCGCAGTTTTCTACATACGTGAATATTCCAGGTACAGACTTAGGCTTTGATTTCGGTTGGGTGTATATGATTTTGATGATCGTGATGTTAGTTGGCGGCTCTAATGCGGTGAACTTAACAGATGGGCTTGATGGCCTACTTGCAGGAACAGCTGCGATTGCATTCGGCGCATTTTCCATTCTTGCCTGGTATCAAGGTCAGTATGAGGTAGCCATTTTTTGTACCGCAGTCGTCGGCGCAGTGCTCGGCTTCTTAGTGTTCAACGCACATCCTGCGAAGGTTTTTATGGGGGATACTGGCTCTCTTGCACTCGGTGGTGCCGTTGCAGCCGTTGCTATTTTATTAAAGCTTGAAATTCTGCTTGTCATTATTGGCGGCGTATTTGTAATTGAAACATTATCTGTTATCATCCAAGTTATTTCTTTTAAAACAACAGGCAAACGTGTGTTCAAGATGAGTCCATTGCACCACCATTATGAATTAATGGGATGGAGTGAGTGGCGCGTCGTCGTGACATTTTGGTTTGTTGGATTATTATTTGCATGTATTGGAATCTATATAGAGGTGTGGATCTAA
- a CDS encoding UDP-N-acetylmuramoyl-L-alanyl-D-glutamate--2,6-diaminopimelate ligase, with translation MELHTLLKALKFYHIHNEANPVLTGIEMDSRLVQPGSLFVCVRGYTVDGHRFAESAVENGAAAIVAEEKLDVSVPVIVVSDSKRALAMLSDLFYGCPTQKMRLIGVTGTNGKTTTTHMIDEIFRVNGEKTGMIGTIHIKMGDETIPVTNTTPESVVLQQNFSKMEKHGVQTAVMEVSSHALDLGRVRGCDFDVAVFTNLTQDHLDYHETMDEYRRAKGLLFAQLGGAFHPEKPKYAVLNMDDTASEQYARSTAAHVLTYGINKQADVRAESIQMTNQGTTFTLVTPVGSTAITMKFVGRFSIYNVLAAAAAAIACDVKLTTVAEAIEGMEGVAGRFELVNAGQPFSVIVDYAHTPDSLENVLKTVKDVTEQKIYCIVGCGGDRDKTKRPLMAKIAAHYADEAVLTSDNPRSEDPEQILRDMEAGIADENYTTITDRKEAIHYAVSKAQAGDVVLIAGKGHETYQIIGDKTYDFDDRVVAAQAVKERYE, from the coding sequence ATGGAACTACATACATTGTTAAAAGCGTTGAAATTTTATCATATACATAATGAAGCAAATCCCGTCCTTACAGGAATAGAGATGGATTCCCGCCTTGTTCAGCCAGGCAGTCTCTTTGTCTGTGTGCGGGGCTATACTGTGGATGGCCACCGTTTTGCTGAGTCAGCAGTAGAAAACGGTGCGGCAGCGATTGTAGCAGAGGAAAAGCTTGATGTTTCCGTGCCAGTGATTGTCGTCAGCGACAGCAAGCGGGCACTTGCGATGCTTAGCGATCTGTTTTACGGATGTCCGACTCAAAAAATGCGCTTAATCGGGGTAACGGGCACAAATGGGAAGACGACTACGACTCATATGATTGATGAAATCTTCCGAGTAAATGGTGAAAAAACAGGGATGATCGGAACGATTCACATTAAAATGGGCGATGAAACAATTCCTGTTACGAATACAACTCCTGAATCGGTTGTTCTGCAGCAAAACTTCAGCAAAATGGAAAAACACGGTGTGCAAACAGCGGTGATGGAAGTTTCTTCACACGCACTTGACCTTGGGCGTGTTCGTGGCTGTGATTTTGATGTAGCGGTGTTTACGAATTTAACTCAGGATCATTTAGACTATCACGAAACGATGGATGAATACCGCCGGGCGAAGGGGTTGTTGTTTGCTCAATTAGGTGGGGCATTTCATCCTGAAAAACCGAAGTATGCTGTGTTGAATATGGATGACACAGCCTCAGAACAATACGCAAGAAGCACTGCAGCACATGTCCTTACATATGGTATTAATAAACAGGCAGATGTTCGAGCAGAAAGCATTCAGATGACGAATCAAGGCACGACGTTTACTCTTGTTACACCTGTAGGCTCAACAGCAATCACGATGAAATTTGTAGGTCGTTTTAGCATTTATAATGTCCTTGCGGCTGCGGCTGCGGCGATTGCATGTGATGTGAAGCTAACGACTGTAGCAGAAGCGATTGAGGGGATGGAAGGTGTAGCAGGCCGGTTTGAGCTTGTGAATGCCGGACAGCCGTTCTCTGTCATTGTCGATTATGCACACACACCAGACAGCCTTGAAAACGTCTTGAAAACAGTCAAAGATGTAACAGAGCAGAAGATTTATTGTATTGTAGGCTGCGGTGGAGACCGTGATAAAACAAAACGCCCGCTGATGGCAAAGATTGCAGCACATTATGCGGATGAGGCTGTTTTAACATCAGATAACCCTCGCAGTGAGGACCCTGAGCAAATCTTACGTGACATGGAAGCAGGTATTGCAGACGAGAATTATACAACCATTACTGACCGGAAAGAAGCCATTCATTATGCCGTTTCTAAAGCACAAGCAGGGGATGTTGTCCTGATCGCGGGAAAAGGCCATGAAACGTATCAAATTATCGGTGATAAAACATATGATTTCGATGACAGGGTTGTCGCAGCTCAAGCAGTAAAGGAGCGGTACGAATGA
- the murF gene encoding UDP-N-acetylmuramoyl-tripeptide--D-alanyl-D-alanine ligase — protein sequence MNLTLNDLSTIFSEYKGAGKDNVIIRSVFIDSRKQVEKGLFVPIQGERFDGHEFLKGAIENGAIAALWQKDVEVPAYVPNDFPLYFVADTLTALQELSKFYLQTVQPEVIGITGSNGKTTTKDFIEAVMKKKYRTHKTAGNFNNHIGLPLTILAMPAHTEVLILEMGMNNFGEISFLSTLAKPNAAVITNIGESHLEQLKTREGIAKAKMEIMDGLQTGGHVMIDGDEPLLTTRLHGNKVITCGFGSDNNTFISDVELSETEMTFSLNGEESYTLETLGKHHAKNASYAIVLGKMHDISSEDIQAGLKEVEVTGMRFQREIGTNGVLLINDAYNASPTSMKAAIETVKQIGGYKRYVVVLGDMYELGEQEEALHRSVAEAITEPITHLFTIGEKAKWIADEYKKVGEKCIVHAYNDKDAAFSELQKLADSETVILFKSSRKLALETLVNHLKQS from the coding sequence ATGAATTTAACATTAAATGATTTAAGTACAATCTTTTCCGAATATAAAGGGGCTGGGAAAGATAATGTAATAATAAGAAGTGTTTTTATTGATAGCCGTAAGCAGGTTGAAAAGGGGTTGTTTGTTCCGATTCAAGGCGAGCGCTTTGATGGACATGAATTTTTAAAAGGCGCGATTGAAAATGGTGCGATTGCAGCACTTTGGCAAAAGGATGTAGAGGTACCTGCCTATGTGCCGAATGATTTTCCGCTTTATTTCGTCGCTGATACCCTAACAGCACTTCAAGAGTTATCGAAGTTTTATTTGCAGACAGTCCAGCCAGAGGTAATCGGCATTACGGGAAGTAATGGAAAGACAACAACGAAAGATTTCATTGAGGCAGTGATGAAGAAGAAATACCGGACGCATAAGACAGCTGGTAATTTCAACAACCATATCGGCTTGCCGCTTACGATTCTTGCTATGCCTGCTCATACTGAAGTGCTGATTCTAGAGATGGGGATGAATAACTTCGGTGAAATTTCATTTTTAAGCACGCTTGCAAAGCCGAATGCCGCCGTTATTACTAATATCGGCGAGTCTCACCTTGAACAGTTAAAAACACGTGAAGGTATTGCGAAAGCCAAAATGGAAATCATGGACGGTCTGCAAACGGGTGGTCATGTCATGATTGATGGAGATGAACCATTGCTCACGACACGCTTACATGGAAATAAAGTAATTACCTGCGGGTTTGGCTCTGATAACAACACATTCATAAGCGACGTAGAGCTTTCAGAAACAGAAATGACTTTCTCATTAAATGGTGAGGAAAGCTATACACTTGAAACACTTGGTAAGCATCACGCAAAGAATGCCTCTTATGCAATTGTGCTTGGAAAAATGCATGACATTTCATCTGAAGACATTCAAGCAGGCTTAAAAGAAGTCGAAGTGACCGGCATGCGCTTTCAGCGTGAAATAGGAACAAATGGGGTTCTGCTTATTAATGATGCTTACAATGCATCACCAACATCGATGAAGGCTGCAATTGAGACTGTTAAGCAAATAGGCGGCTATAAGCGTTATGTTGTTGTACTTGGTGATATGTATGAGCTTGGCGAACAAGAAGAAGCCCTGCATCGTTCTGTAGCTGAGGCTATTACAGAGCCAATTACGCATCTCTTTACAATCGGAGAAAAAGCAAAATGGATTGCAGATGAATACAAAAAAGTAGGCGAAAAATGCATCGTTCATGCGTATAATGATAAAGACGCGGCATTTTCAGAACTTCAGAAGCTAGCTGATTCAGAAACGGTCATTTTATTTAAAAGCTCCCGTAAACTTGCATTAGAAACATTAGTCAATCATTTAAAACAATCATAG
- the murG gene encoding undecaprenyldiphospho-muramoylpentapeptide beta-N-acetylglucosaminyltransferase → MKVVVSGGGTGGHIYPALAFIRELKKKDKDAEVLYIGTEKGLESRIIGKEEIPFKTIEISGFKRKLSVDNLKTVMLFLQGVKKSKQYLKEFQPDVVLGTGGYVCGPVVYAAAKMGIPTVIHEQNSVPGLTNKFLSRYVDKVALSFEDAASYFPSKKVELTGNPRASEVASQHNARAKEELGLDPRKPVVLIVGGSRGARPINEAFIKGLDEVGKRSYQFLYITGEVHYDDVMKTVEKNKNLSNVIIRPFVYNMPEILGSMDCIVARAGATTLAEITALGLPSILIPSPYVTNNHQEKNARTLSDHGAAILRLEQELNAKQLLADIDSIMLDESKRTEMSDKSRQIGMPDAAENLYNCMRALKTK, encoded by the coding sequence ATGAAGGTCGTGGTAAGCGGCGGAGGCACAGGCGGGCATATCTATCCAGCACTTGCCTTTATCCGTGAACTAAAGAAGAAAGACAAGGATGCAGAGGTTCTCTACATTGGTACAGAAAAGGGGTTAGAATCACGAATCATTGGAAAGGAAGAAATCCCTTTCAAAACCATTGAAATTTCTGGTTTCAAACGAAAGCTCTCAGTTGATAATCTCAAAACAGTGATGCTCTTTTTGCAAGGTGTGAAAAAGAGTAAACAATATTTGAAAGAGTTTCAACCTGATGTGGTTCTAGGTACAGGCGGCTACGTGTGTGGGCCTGTTGTTTATGCGGCTGCAAAAATGGGTATTCCGACAGTGATTCATGAACAAAATAGTGTGCCAGGACTTACGAATAAGTTCTTAAGCCGCTATGTTGATAAGGTGGCGCTGTCATTTGAAGATGCAGCTTCATATTTTCCAAGTAAGAAAGTTGAGCTGACAGGTAATCCGCGGGCTTCAGAGGTAGCCTCACAGCACAATGCACGGGCAAAGGAAGAACTCGGTCTCGACCCTCGCAAGCCTGTTGTCCTGATTGTTGGAGGAAGCCGCGGTGCTAGACCGATTAATGAGGCCTTTATAAAAGGACTTGATGAAGTAGGCAAGCGAAGCTATCAATTCCTGTATATTACAGGAGAGGTGCATTATGACGACGTAATGAAAACGGTCGAAAAGAATAAAAATTTGTCGAATGTCATCATAAGGCCATTTGTCTATAATATGCCAGAAATACTCGGCAGTATGGATTGCATTGTTGCTCGTGCTGGTGCGACGACACTTGCAGAGATTACGGCTCTTGGCTTACCTAGTATTTTAATCCCAAGCCCATATGTAACAAACAATCACCAAGAAAAGAACGCACGAACGTTAAGTGATCATGGAGCTGCCATTCTTCGTCTTGAACAAGAACTGAATGCCAAACAGCTGCTTGCGGATATTGACAGCATCATGCTTGATGAATCAAAGCGCACAGAAATGAGTGACAAGTCAAGACAGATCGGCATGCCTGATGCAGCAGAGAATCTGTATAACTGTATGCGCGCTTTAAAAACGAAATAA
- the murD gene encoding UDP-N-acetylmuramoyl-L-alanine--D-glutamate ligase, producing the protein MNEQTSYRGKQVLVLGLAKSGAAAAKLLQRLGAKIVVNDKQDLSEDSNAKELEALGIEVIGGGHPDGLLDRGFECIVKNPGIPYHVPLLKEAAERNIPVITEVELAYEISEADIIGITGSNGKTTTTTLIHEMLKASQKQARLAGNIGKVACESAQAAKKDEWLVTELSSFQLMGTREFRPKISVLLNIFDAHLDYHGTKENYIAAKAELFKNQTAEDIAVLNADDEHVRNLAETIQATVVFFSVKEEIASGAYVKEGTVYYKNEKIIETADIVLPGSHNLENILAAIAAVKAAGGTNEGIRQVLTTFTGVTHRLQYVDTVDERRFYNDSKATNILAAEKAVAAFEQPVILLAGGLDRGNSFDALIPSLKGIKGIVTYGETAPKLIEAAEQAGLKTIERVDNLEQAVQKAFGLSARGDVILLSPACASWDQFKTFEERGDMFVDCVHKLKVRA; encoded by the coding sequence GTGAACGAACAAACGAGTTATCGTGGAAAACAAGTACTTGTGTTAGGCTTGGCCAAAAGCGGCGCTGCTGCAGCCAAGCTTTTACAGCGTCTTGGTGCGAAAATTGTCGTAAATGATAAGCAGGACCTTTCAGAAGATAGCAATGCAAAAGAACTTGAAGCACTCGGCATTGAAGTAATCGGCGGCGGCCATCCAGACGGCTTGCTGGACCGTGGCTTTGAATGTATTGTGAAAAACCCGGGAATTCCGTACCATGTCCCTCTCCTTAAGGAAGCGGCAGAGCGGAACATTCCAGTGATTACAGAAGTCGAGCTCGCCTATGAGATTAGTGAAGCTGACATCATAGGTATTACAGGTTCTAACGGAAAGACAACGACAACAACGCTTATACATGAAATGTTAAAGGCAAGTCAGAAGCAAGCGCGTCTAGCAGGGAATATTGGAAAAGTAGCATGTGAATCTGCACAAGCTGCCAAGAAAGATGAATGGCTTGTAACCGAATTATCATCATTTCAATTAATGGGCACACGTGAATTTCGTCCGAAAATTTCGGTGCTGTTAAATATTTTTGATGCTCATCTTGATTATCACGGCACGAAAGAAAACTACATTGCGGCAAAAGCTGAATTGTTTAAAAACCAAACCGCAGAAGATATAGCTGTTCTAAATGCGGATGATGAACATGTAAGAAACTTAGCAGAAACGATTCAGGCAACGGTCGTTTTCTTTTCAGTGAAAGAAGAAATTGCTAGTGGGGCATATGTGAAGGAAGGCACTGTCTATTATAAAAATGAAAAGATCATTGAAACAGCAGATATTGTACTGCCAGGCTCACATAACCTTGAAAACATTCTTGCGGCGATTGCAGCGGTTAAAGCAGCTGGTGGAACAAATGAAGGCATACGCCAAGTGCTGACAACCTTCACAGGTGTAACACATCGCTTGCAATATGTTGACACTGTTGATGAGCGAAGATTTTACAATGATTCAAAGGCAACGAATATTCTTGCTGCCGAAAAGGCCGTAGCAGCGTTTGAACAGCCGGTTATTCTTCTCGCTGGGGGATTGGACCGTGGGAACAGCTTTGATGCACTTATTCCTTCCTTGAAAGGGATAAAAGGGATTGTCACCTATGGGGAAACAGCACCAAAGTTAATTGAAGCAGCTGAACAGGCGGGATTAAAAACAATCGAACGTGTCGATAATTTAGAACAAGCCGTTCAAAAAGCTTTCGGATTATCAGCACGTGGTGATGTCATTCTATTATCTCCTGCTTGTGCAAGCTGGGATCAATTTAAAACGTTTGAAGAACGAGGAGACATGTTTGTAGACTGCGTGCATAAACTGAAAGTGAGGGCTTGA
- the murB gene encoding UDP-N-acetylmuramate dehydrogenase produces the protein MEQIIKLLKEAGVPQVCQNELLSKHTTMKVGGPAQLFIEPQNADELQKALRILHKEGIEWRAIGRGSNLLVHDDGIKGAVIKLGTGMDELEQNGTELRVGGGYPLIKLATIISRKGVSGLEFAGGIPGSVGGAVYMNAGAHGSDMSKILKKARIIFHDGTSEWLSNEEMAFSYRTSVLQKKRPGICVEAILTLQEGDRDEVVAEMQKHKDYRRDTQPWNFPCAGSIFRNPLPNHAGKLVEEAGLKGYQIGGAKVSDLHGNFIVNDGDATAKDVMELISYIQSTIKQKFDIDMETEVEIIGGNN, from the coding sequence ATGGAACAAATCATAAAACTTCTCAAAGAAGCAGGTGTACCGCAAGTATGTCAAAATGAACTACTATCTAAACATACGACGATGAAAGTTGGCGGTCCTGCACAGCTCTTTATCGAACCGCAAAATGCAGATGAACTGCAAAAAGCGTTACGTATTCTCCACAAAGAAGGCATAGAATGGCGGGCGATTGGCCGTGGTTCCAACCTGCTTGTTCATGATGACGGCATTAAAGGAGCTGTTATTAAGCTCGGCACAGGCATGGATGAGCTTGAGCAGAACGGTACTGAGCTACGCGTTGGGGGCGGATATCCTCTTATAAAATTAGCGACGATTATCAGTCGTAAAGGGGTGTCTGGCTTAGAGTTTGCTGGAGGTATCCCTGGTTCTGTCGGTGGAGCTGTCTATATGAATGCAGGTGCACATGGCTCAGATATGTCGAAAATCTTAAAGAAAGCTCGTATCATCTTTCATGATGGCACTTCTGAATGGCTTTCCAATGAAGAGATGGCGTTTTCTTATCGAACTTCTGTTTTACAAAAGAAGCGGCCAGGAATTTGTGTAGAGGCTATACTAACCTTACAAGAAGGTGATCGTGACGAGGTGGTCGCAGAGATGCAAAAGCACAAAGACTATCGGCGTGATACTCAGCCGTGGAATTTTCCGTGTGCTGGCAGTATATTTCGTAACCCACTTCCTAATCATGCTGGAAAGCTTGTAGAAGAAGCAGGGCTCAAAGGCTACCAAATCGGCGGTGCAAAAGTCTCTGATCTTCACGGGAACTTTATTGTAAATGATGGAGATGCAACTGCAAAAGATGTGATGGAGTTAATTTCCTATATCCAAAGTACTATTAAACAAAAATTTGACATTGACATGGAAACAGAAGTTGAAATAATTGGCGGAAACAACTGA
- a CDS encoding stage V sporulation protein D, protein MRVSNVTVRKRLISVLVIGILVFSIIDVRLGYVQLVKGKWLTERAEELWSRDIPFEPERGKILDRNGEPLATNVSAPSVLVVPRQIENPAETAKELAAILKMSEEKAYQHITKRTSIERIHPEGRKISHETANEIRALNLPGVYIAEDSKRHYPNGEYLSHVLGFTGIDNQGLTGLELYYDKKLEGTKGHVSFISDAKGRRMPDASDDYVPPQDGLDLRLTVDSRIQTIVERELDNAEAAYNPDGIIAIAMNPKTGEILAMSSRPDFHPENYREVPSEIYNRNLPVWSTYEPGSTFKIITLAAALEEKVVDLHNDHFHDPGYIKVAGATLKCWKRGGHGSQSYLEVVQNSCNPGFVTLGEKLGKEKLFKYIKDFGFGQKTGIDLQGEGRGILFSMDRVGPVELATTAFGQGVSVTPIQQVAAVAAAVNGGYLYQPYIAKEWVDPISGEIVSQNEPVLKRRVISEDASKEIRHALESVVAQGTGKNAFVEGYRVGGKTGTAQKVKDGKYMKNNYIVSFIGVAPADDPQLIVYTAVDNPKGTVQFGGTVAAPIVGNIMEDSLRALKVPKRKDQIEKERAWNDATLVEVPNFVGATREEAQSYLLNLKVSSSGEGDVIVDQAPEAGVKVEEGSTIRLFFSKK, encoded by the coding sequence TTGCGAGTATCAAATGTAACCGTAAGAAAAAGGTTGATTTCTGTTTTAGTAATCGGGATTTTGGTTTTTTCAATTATTGATGTGCGTCTTGGGTATGTTCAGCTTGTGAAAGGAAAATGGCTGACAGAGCGTGCGGAGGAATTATGGAGCCGTGATATCCCATTTGAGCCGGAGCGCGGCAAAATTCTTGACCGCAATGGTGAGCCGCTTGCAACGAATGTAAGTGCGCCAAGTGTTCTTGTGGTACCAAGGCAAATTGAAAATCCAGCAGAAACAGCAAAGGAATTAGCGGCCATTTTAAAGATGAGTGAAGAGAAAGCGTATCAGCACATCACAAAACGAACATCAATTGAGCGCATTCACCCAGAAGGCCGGAAGATTTCTCATGAAACAGCCAATGAAATTCGTGCCTTGAATTTACCTGGTGTCTATATTGCTGAAGATTCAAAGCGTCATTATCCAAACGGTGAATACCTTTCACATGTATTAGGGTTTACCGGAATTGATAATCAAGGGCTGACAGGTCTTGAATTGTATTATGATAAGAAGCTAGAAGGAACGAAAGGGCATGTCTCCTTTATATCAGATGCAAAGGGACGCAGAATGCCTGATGCTTCAGATGACTATGTGCCGCCTCAAGACGGCCTTGACTTAAGGCTGACGGTTGATTCACGTATTCAAACGATTGTAGAACGCGAGCTTGATAATGCGGAAGCTGCCTATAACCCAGATGGTATTATTGCGATTGCGATGAATCCGAAAACAGGTGAAATCTTAGCGATGTCGAGCAGGCCTGATTTTCATCCAGAAAACTACCGGGAAGTGCCTTCGGAGATCTATAACCGAAATCTTCCGGTGTGGAGTACATATGAGCCAGGCTCTACCTTCAAAATTATTACACTTGCTGCTGCATTAGAAGAGAAAGTAGTTGACTTACACAACGACCATTTTCATGACCCAGGCTACATTAAGGTAGCAGGAGCCACGTTAAAGTGCTGGAAACGCGGCGGACATGGTTCGCAGAGCTACTTAGAAGTAGTCCAAAACTCTTGTAACCCAGGGTTTGTAACACTTGGTGAAAAGCTTGGCAAGGAGAAGCTCTTTAAATACATTAAAGACTTTGGATTCGGGCAGAAAACAGGGATTGACCTGCAGGGTGAAGGGCGAGGCATTTTATTCTCTATGGATCGGGTTGGTCCTGTTGAGCTTGCGACAACTGCCTTCGGTCAAGGGGTTTCGGTAACACCGATTCAACAGGTTGCGGCTGTTGCTGCAGCGGTGAATGGTGGGTATCTTTATCAGCCGTATATTGCAAAAGAGTGGGTTGACCCAATTAGTGGAGAAATTGTGAGTCAAAATGAACCTGTCTTAAAGCGTCGTGTTATTTCGGAGGACGCATCGAAAGAAATACGGCATGCACTTGAAAGTGTAGTCGCTCAAGGAACAGGGAAGAATGCCTTTGTCGAAGGCTATCGCGTAGGCGGGAAAACAGGGACCGCTCAAAAAGTAAAAGACGGAAAATATATGAAAAACAATTATATTGTTTCCTTTATCGGAGTGGCGCCTGCTGATGACCCGCAATTGATCGTTTATACAGCAGTTGATAATCCGAAAGGGACCGTTCAATTTGGTGGTACAGTTGCTGCGCCAATTGTCGGTAATATTATGGAGGATTCACTGCGTGCGCTTAAGGTTCCGAAGCGAAAAGATCAGATCGAGAAAGAACGGGCCTGGAATGACGCCACACTTGTGGAAGTTCCAAATTTCGTAGGAGCAACACGTGAGGAAGCGCAAAGTTATTTGCTTAACTTAAAGGTTTCTTCAAGTGGAGAAGGCGATGTCATCGTTGACCAAGCCCCTGAAGCAGGAGTGAAGGTCGAAGAGGGTTCAACCATTCGTTTGTTCTTTAGTAAAAAATAA
- the spoVE gene encoding stage V sporulation protein E — translation MHKRTAPDYVLVLATFLLLTVGLIMVYSASAIWADYKFDDSFFFAKRQLLFAGVGIVAMFFMMNVDYWTWRTHSKLLLLVCFGLLLVVLIPGVGLVRGGARSWLGVGAFSIQPSEFMKLAMIAFLAKYLSEHQKKITSFKRGLVPSLGLVMTAFGLIMLQPDLGTGTVLVGTCVVMIYTAGARISHFVALGVVGLAGFVGLIASAPYRIKRITSFLDPWQDPLGSGFQIIQSLYAIGPGGLLGLGLGKSRQKFFYVPEPQTDFIFSIIAEELGFIGGTFVLLLFAVLLWRGIRIALGAPDLFGSFLAVGIVSMIAIQVMINIGVVTGLMPVTGITLPFLSYGGSSLTLILVAIGILLNISRYARY, via the coding sequence GTGCATAAACGTACTGCGCCTGACTATGTATTGGTGTTGGCAACGTTTTTGCTTCTCACTGTCGGTTTAATTATGGTCTACAGTGCAAGCGCGATTTGGGCAGATTATAAGTTTGATGATAGTTTCTTCTTTGCAAAACGTCAGCTCCTTTTTGCTGGGGTAGGCATTGTGGCAATGTTTTTCATGATGAATGTTGATTATTGGACATGGCGAACTCACTCAAAGTTATTATTGCTTGTCTGCTTTGGGCTGCTGCTTGTCGTCTTAATCCCAGGGGTGGGATTAGTACGCGGTGGGGCGCGAAGCTGGCTTGGAGTTGGAGCCTTCTCCATTCAGCCGTCAGAATTTATGAAACTTGCGATGATTGCCTTCCTCGCCAAATATTTAAGTGAGCATCAAAAGAAGATAACGTCATTTAAACGCGGTCTCGTTCCATCATTAGGTCTTGTCATGACCGCGTTCGGCTTAATTATGCTGCAGCCTGATCTTGGGACAGGCACAGTGCTTGTCGGAACTTGTGTCGTGATGATTTACACGGCAGGGGCGCGAATTAGCCACTTTGTCGCGCTCGGTGTTGTCGGTCTGGCTGGTTTCGTCGGTTTGATTGCATCTGCTCCATATCGGATTAAACGAATCACATCGTTTCTAGATCCGTGGCAGGACCCGCTAGGAAGCGGTTTTCAAATCATTCAATCACTCTATGCAATCGGACCCGGCGGATTACTTGGCCTTGGCTTAGGAAAGAGCCGTCAGAAGTTCTTCTACGTACCAGAGCCGCAGACAGACTTTATTTTCTCAATTATTGCTGAAGAACTAGGGTTTATTGGCGGAACGTTTGTCTTACTGTTGTTCGCCGTTCTGTTGTGGCGCGGCATTCGGATTGCACTTGGTGCGCCAGATTTGTTTGGGTCTTTCCTGGCGGTTGGGATCGTTTCCATGATCGCTATCCAAGTGATGATTAATATCGGTGTTGTAACGGGACTGATGCCTGTCACAGGGATTACACTCCCATTTTTAAGCTATGGCGGTTCATCGTTAACGCTCATTTTAGTAGCGATCGGTATCTTGTTAAATATCAGCCGTTACGCCCGTTATTAG